From Triticum urartu cultivar G1812 chromosome 2, Tu2.1, whole genome shotgun sequence, a single genomic window includes:
- the LOC125535758 gene encoding protein GAMETE EXPRESSED 1-like, with the protein MRSTVHPLLVVVAVAVMILSPSLCPAATAWGIFSSSPKPTGQTVAAPTLPDDGGDGGGRMVVDFSMEGGGGGPRGVELLDGARRRIAGPASCWGEAYRGLFASCAHIMADKERQSRLAWRLSACYQQDSGRPPLPPCDDRSRMVHCRKRLSEHEEKVFLEFFLETNTLCHQLQAEAFKQSTERLVNDLTRAAAAASEKLSAIEERSDQIMQESSKLQGSMSSIVSQTENLAAASDNLKSRIGDVLAQSAAIAEQSRQIAAAQAGLREGQEEMRGRIDAGMARVEEEYARLGEEMVRLKEEAAGIEREVRAVGDAMAARMEGLQRTAEEIGTAAGQSLENQRELLEGQANATRALGELHGFLSRALEESREAMQRLARFGRQQQEELLSRQEQLRRAHDLLMRNSESILQAQEEFSAKQASIFAALDKLYVLHNAILVESRFIKAFVFYSCVVFLLYLLTSAKQTFAIRGQLYFGLCITLVVEVALIRLGGADDDLSRPFWVVSKVLLLRSAFLAAAAAQILHAIFAFKDYEVLNHELLQTLVEKVRAIEDNAAGDKMCPWGTGSDDESSLSDYSWVFDELQDDVDSEVNPDFVLREDDICRKGHGFREEIGENSLSAPIAMRRYNLRARITPR; encoded by the exons ATGAGAAGCACAGTCCATCCTCTTCTTGTtgtggtggcggtggcggtgaTGATCCTGTCGCCGTCGCTGTGCCCCGCAGCCACTGCATGGGGCATCTTCTCCTCCTCCCCTAAACCCACGGGCCAGACCGTCGCCGCGCCAACGCTGCCGgacgacggcggcgacggcggcggcaggATGGTGGTCGACTTCTCGatggaaggcggcggcggcggaccgaGGGGCGTGGAGCTGCTGGACGGCGCGCGGCGCAGGATCGCCGGCCCGGCCTCCTGCTGGGGCGAGGCGTACCGCGGCCTCTTCGCCAGCTGCGCCCACATCATGGCCGACAAGGAGCGCCAGTCGAGGCTCGCGTGGCGCCTCAGCGCCTGCTACCAGCAGGACTCCGGccgcccgccgctgccgcccTGCGACGACCGCTCGCGCATGGTGCACTGCCGCAAGCGCCTCTCCGAGCACGAGGAGAAGGTCTTCCTCGAGTTCTTCCTCGAGACCAACACCCTCTGCCACCAGCTCCA GGCGGAAGCGTTCAAGCAGAGCACGGAGCGGCTGGTGAACGACCTGACccgggcggcagcggcggcgagcGAGAAGCTGTCGGCGATCGAGGAGAGGTCGGACCAGATCATGCAGGAGTCGAGCAAGCTCCAGGGCTCCATGTCGTCGATCGTGTCGCAGACCGAGAACCTGGCCGCCGCGTCCGACAACCTCAAATCCCGGATCGGCGACGTGCTGGCGCAGTCGGCGGCCATAGCCGAGCAGTCGAGGCAGATCGCGGCGGCGCAGGCGGGGCTGAGGGAAGGGCAGGAGGAGATGCGGGGCCGGATCGACGCCGGCatggcgcgggtggaggaggagTACGCGCGGCTGGGCGAGGAGATGGTGAGGCTgaaggaggaggcggcggggatCGAGCGGGAGGTCAGGGCCGTCGGCGACGCCATGGCGGCGCGGATGGAGGGCCTGCAGCGCACCGCGGAGGAGATCGGGACCGCCGCCGGGCAGTCGCTGGAGAACCAGCGGGAGCTGCTGGAGGGGCAGGCGAACGCGACGCGGGCGCTCGGGGAGCTCCACGGCTTCCTGAGCCGGGCGCTGGAGGAGAGCAGGGAGGCGATGCAGAGGCTGGCGCGGTTCGGGCGGCAGCAGCAGGAGGAGCTGCTGTCCCGGCAGGAGCAGCTCCGGCGCGCCCACGACCTCCTCATGCGCAACTCGGAGTCGATCCTCCAGGCCCAG GAGGAGTTCAGCGCGAAGCAGGCCAGCATCTTCGCGGCGCTGGACAAGCTCTACGTGCTCCACAACGCCATCCTCGTGGAGTCGCGCTTCATCAAGGCCTTCGTCTTCTACAGCtgcgtcgtcttcctcctctaCCTCCTCACCAGCGCCAAGCAGACCTTCGCCATTAGAGGCCAGCTCTACTTCG GTCTGTGCATCACGCTCGTGGTGGAGGTCGCGCTCATCAGGCTGGGGGGCGCCGACGACGACCTCAGCAGGCCGTTCTGGGTCGTGTCCAAGGTGCTGCTGCTCCGGTCGGcgttcctcgccgccgccgccgcccagatCCTGCACGCCATCTTCGCCTTCAA GGATTACGAGGTGCTGAACCATGAGCTGCTCCAGACGCTGGTGGAGAAAGTCCGGGCGATCGAAGACAACGCCGCCG GAGACAAGATGTGTCCATGGGGGACAGGCAGTGATGATGAAAGTAGCCTCAGCGACTACTCGTGGGTCTTCGACGAGCTGCAGGACGACGTCGACAGCGAAGTCAACCCGGACTTCGTGCTCCGGGAAGATGACATCTGCAGGAAGGGCCACGGTTTCCGGGAAGAAATCGGCGAAAACTCACTCTCAGCGCCGATCGCCATGAGGAGATACAACCTTCGGGCACGCATTACCCCACGGTGA
- the LOC125535759 gene encoding probable serine/threonine-protein kinase At1g54610, with product MGCVHGRPSAASTPSPDAARRRNPPPKQEGAAPDAAAAAAGAAGEGQQAGEKAAVAVAAPVKRERRSRSSRHGPEVRLGGSFANKARGEQVAAGWPAWLSAVAGEAINGWTPRRADTFEKIDKIGQGTYSNVYKARDSLSGKIVALKKVRFDNLEPESVRFMAREILILRRLDHPNVMKLYGLVTSRMSCSLYLVFDYMVHDLAGLAASPDIKFTLPQVKCYVHQLLSGLEHCHNQGVLHRDIKGSNLLLDDDGVLKIGDFGLASFFDPNHKQPMTSRVVTLWYRPPELLLGATDYGVGVDLWSAGCILAELLAGKPIMPGRTEVEQLHKIFKLCGSPAEEYWKKSKLPHATIFKPQQPYKRRIAETFKDFPQSALRLIETLLSIDPADRLTATDALNSDFFKTEPRACDPSSLPQYPPSKEMDAKRRDEEARRLRAAGSRPNGDGARKTRTRDRPRAVPAPEANAELQANIDKRRLITHANAKSKSEKFPPPHQDGALGYPLGCSNHMEPTFEPPDPSSFSTVFPYDKTAVPTWSGPLVDPPGGNQKRKHKSGRSSKQPSTARAR from the exons ATGGGCTGCGTGCACGGccgcccctccgccgcctccacccccagccccgacgccgcccgccgccggaACCCCCCGCCGAAGCAGGAGGGGGCCGCCCCCGATGCCGCCGCTGCGGCCGCGGGGGCAGCGGGGGAGGGGCAGCAGGCTGGCGAGAaggccgccgtcgccgtcgccgcgccgGTGAAGCGGGAGCGGCGGTCCCGGTCGTCGCGGCACGGGCCGGAGGTGCGCCTCGGCGGCAGCTTCGCCAACAAGGCGCGCGGCGAGCAGGTCGCCGCTGGCTGGCCCGCCTGGctctccgccgtcgccggcgAGGCCATCAACGGCTGGACCCCGCGCCGCGCCGACACCTTCGAGAAGATCGACAAG ATCGGGCAGGGGACGTACAGCAATGTGTACAAGGCGCGGGACTCGCTGAGCGGCAAGATCGTGGCGCTCAAGAAGGTGCGGTTCGACAACCTGGAGCCCGAGAGCGTGCGGTTCATGGCCCGGGAGATCCTCATCCTCCGCCGCCTCGACCACCCCAACGTCATGAAGCTCTACGGCCTCGTCACCTCCCGCATGTCCTGCAGCCTCTACCTCGTCTTCGACTACATGGTCCACGACCTCGCCGGCCTCGCCGCCAGCCCCGACATCAAGTTCACACTGCCCCAG GTCAAGTGCTATGTGCATCAGCTGCTGTCAGGGTTGGAGCACTGCCACAACCAGGGAGTGCTGCACCGTGACATCAAGGGCTCGAATCTGCTCTTGGATGACGACGGTGTGCTCAAGATTGGGGACTTTGGTCTGGCGTCGTTCTTCGACCCGAACCATAAGCAACCGATGACCAGTCGCGTGGTGACACTCTGGTACCGGCCACCAGAGCTGCTGTTGGGTGCTACAGATTATGGAGTGGGCGTGGACTTGTGGAGTGCCGGATGTATCCTTGCCGAGCTGCTGGCTGGGAAGCCTATTATGCCGGGACGGACCGAG GTAGAACAGTTGCATAAAATATTTAAGCTATGCGGATCCCCCGCTGAAGAATATTGGAAAAAATCAAAGCTGCCTCATGCAACCATATTTAAGCCCCAGCAGCCGTACAAAAGGCGAATAGCAGAGACATTCAAAGATTTCCCGCAATCAGCACTTCGGctgattgaaacactcctatcaaTTGATCCTGCCGATCGTTTAACAGCAACTGATGCATTAAATAGTGAT TTCTTTAAAACGGAACCTCGTGCTTGTGATCCATCAAGTCTGCCCCAATACCCACCAAGCAAAGAGATGGATGCAAAACGAAGAGATGAAGAAGCTAGACG TTTAAGAGCTGCTGGTAGTAGACCTAATGGTGATGGAGCTAGGAAGACAAGGACGCGGGATCGGCCAAGGGCTGTTCCAGCACCAGAGGCAAATGCTGAACTTCAAGCAAATATCGAC AAAAGAAGGCTAATAACGCATGCAAATGCGAAGAGCAAGAGCGAAAAGTTCCCTCCACCACATCAAGATGGTGCACTCGGCTATCCGTTGGGTTGTTCGAATCACATGGAACCTACATTTGAGCCCCCAGACCCGTCTTCATTCAGTACCGTATTTCCGTACGACAAGACCGCCGTGCCTACTTGGTCTGGACCGCTGGTGGACCCTCCTGGGGGCAACCAGAAACGGAAACACAAGTCCGGACGCTCTTCGAAACAACCATCAACTGCCCGTGCTCGGTGA